The DNA region CATCGCGGTGAGGTTCGCGACCGCGACGGCGGTGGCGACGGGATGCCCGCCCCAGGTGGCGCCGTGGGTGAAGACGCCGCCCTTCGGGGAGTCGTACAGCTCGGTGACCAGCTTCTCGCGCACGATCACCCCGCCGAGCGGCGCGTACCCCGACGTCGACCCCTTGGCGAAGGTGATCAGATCCGGCACGACGCCGGTGAGCCCGTGCCCGAACCAGTGCCCGAGCCTGCCGAACGAGCAGATGACCTCGTCCGAGACGAGCAGGATGCCGTACTTGTCGCACAGTGCGCGCAAAGCGGGCCAGTATCCCTTCGGCGGGACCAGTGCGCCGCGGCCGTTCTGCACCGGCTCGGCGAACAGCGCCGCGATGGTCTCCGGCCCTTCTTCGAGGATGACCCGCTCGATCGCCGCGACACAGTCCAATTCGGACGCCGGCCCGCAGTCTCCCAGCAGTCCCAACGTGTTCGGCACGTGCCGAACGCCGGGCATGAGCGGACCGAAGGGCTCCTTGATCTTCGCGAGCCCGGTCACCGAGAGGGCGCCGATGGTGGTGCCGTGGTAGGCCATGTCCCGGCTGATGATCTTCGTCCGCTCGGGGTTGCCCTGGCTGCGGTGATACTGCCGGGCGAACTTCAGCGCGGTTTCGACCGCCTCCGAGCCGGAGTTGACGAAGAACGTCGTCCCGAGGTCGCCCGGCGCCAGTTCGGCCAGCAGCGTGGCGGCTTCGATCGCGGGCGTGTGCGCCGAACCCCAGTTGCTCGCGTAGGCCAGGGTGCCGACCTGGTCGGCCGCGGCCGCGGCGATGTCGGCCCGTCCGTGGCCCATGTTGACGCAGAAGAGCCCGGCGAGCCCGTCGAGATGACGGCGTCCTTCGGTGTCGATCAGGTAGCTTCCCTCGCCGCGTACGAACACCGGGAAATCCGAGGCCCAGGTGTCCTTGCGGGTGAAGTGCGGGCCGAGATGCCGTCGAGCCTGCGCTCGCAGCTGGGTGACGTCCACCGGAGACCTCCTTCGAGACACGAGTCTGTGCTTTGACTTTCGCAACCCGGCTGGCACCGGCCCAGCACCAGAGCGGCGGCGTTCGATGGGTCCAGTTGGCTGCCAGGGACTCTCGCCTCGAGGGTTCACGCCGGCTTCCCTTCACCCCGGGACGCGTGGTCCTCGCGGGCAGGGGGTCGAAGGCGTCGCGAAAGCGGCTTTCGCGACGTCAGATGTCCCGAAAGTGGCTTTCGCGACGCTCGGTGCTGCCAGAGAACA from Amycolatopsis sp. EV170708-02-1 includes:
- a CDS encoding aspartate aminotransferase family protein, with amino-acid sequence MDVTQLRAQARRHLGPHFTRKDTWASDFPVFVRGEGSYLIDTEGRRHLDGLAGLFCVNMGHGRADIAAAAADQVGTLAYASNWGSAHTPAIEAATLLAELAPGDLGTTFFVNSGSEAVETALKFARQYHRSQGNPERTKIISRDMAYHGTTIGALSVTGLAKIKEPFGPLMPGVRHVPNTLGLLGDCGPASELDCVAAIERVILEEGPETIAALFAEPVQNGRGALVPPKGYWPALRALCDKYGILLVSDEVICSFGRLGHWFGHGLTGVVPDLITFAKGSTSGYAPLGGVIVREKLVTELYDSPKGGVFTHGATWGGHPVATAVAVANLTAMRDENVLGNVLAEGPELFAALNSLKSAHRCVKDVRGTGFFYAIELMADRDSGRELTEAESLKVLREVLPEAFRRTGVILRGDDRGATMLMISPPLVADREVLTELLHGVDAMLNDVEKAVQP